The region ACCAACGGCATGTGGCTGACCAACACCAGGTTGTCCAACTGCGGCTGCATCAACAGCCAGTCGAGCACCTGCGCCGGACGGCCATCTGGCACCAGCTCGTCCAGCTCAGCGGCCAGCGGCTGGCCGCAGATGGCACTGATTTCGTCGGCGGTCTGGCGGGCGCGCAAGTAGGGGCTGCTATAGAGCGCATCCACCTGCACCCCAGCCGCATGAAGCTGCTGCCACAACTGACGCACCGCAGCCCGGCCGGCGCTAGTCAGCGCACGGCTCTGGTCATCATCGCGGTGTGGCTCCGCCTCACCGTGGCGAACGATATAAAGACGCATCAGGACAGTCCTGTCATGAAGTCCACATCGTGGTTGTGATCGCCCTGCATCAGCGCGGTGACCACATCAATGATCGGGCGCTGGTGAAACAGGATGTCATAGAGGCCGGTGGCCAGCGGCATGTAGATGCCTTCCGAACGGGCGCGCTCGGCCACCAGTTTCACGGTGTTAACGCCCTCCGCAGTCTGCCCCAGCGACGCCACCGCTTGTTCCACCGTGTTGCCCTGCCCCACGAGGTAACCGACTTGGTAGTTGCGCGACAGGTTAGAGGAACAGGTCACGATCAGGTCGCCGACCCCAGCCAGCCCGAGGAACGTCATCGGATTGGCGCCCATGCGTGCGGAAAAGCGGCTGATCTCAGCCAAGCTGCGGGTAATCAGGAACGCGCGCGTGTTGTCGCCTACATCCAGCGCATCGGCCATGCCGGTAGCAATGGCGTAGATATTTTTCAGCGCCCCGCCCAGCTCGACCCCGTAAGGATCAGAGCTGTCATAAACACGGAAATACGGACACGACAGCGCATGCTGCACCCGTGTGCACAGCTCCGGATGGGTACTGGCAATCACAGTGCCGGCAAACTTCTTCTCAACAATTTCGCGCGCCAAGTTGGGCCCACTGAGCACGCCGACTTGAGTATGTGGCCATTCACGCGCCAGCAGCTGGCTCATGAGCAGAAAACCGTCAGCGGCAATGCCCTTGGTGCAGCTCACCACCATGGTGCCCGCGGCCACATGGTCGCGGGCTTGGCGCAGCACATCGATGAAAGCCTTGCTGGGAAT is a window of Alcanivorax sp. REN37 DNA encoding:
- the sixA gene encoding phosphohistidine phosphatase SixA, whose protein sequence is MRLYIVRHGEAEPHRDDDQSRALTSAGRAAVRQLWQQLHAAGVQVDALYSSPYLRARQTADEISAICGQPLAAELDELVPDGRPAQVLDWLLMQPQLDNLVLVSHMPLVALLVGQLADGPGARVPMHVGSVASLEVEVAAVGGARLRWLRTPGEAANP
- a CDS encoding NAD(P)H-dependent glycerol-3-phosphate dehydrogenase, which encodes MTQLKETAAVLGGGSFGTAVASILAENGHQVRLWVRDPETAAAINKDRENSRYLPGTVLPDGVEASEDLIHCLSGATLVFMAIPSKAFIDVLRQARDHVAAGTMVVSCTKGIAADGFLLMSQLLAREWPHTQVGVLSGPNLAREIVEKKFAGTVIASTHPELCTRVQHALSCPYFRVYDSSDPYGVELGGALKNIYAIATGMADALDVGDNTRAFLITRSLAEISRFSARMGANPMTFLGLAGVGDLIVTCSSNLSRNYQVGYLVGQGNTVEQAVASLGQTAEGVNTVKLVAERARSEGIYMPLATGLYDILFHQRPIIDVVTALMQGDHNHDVDFMTGLS